A region from the Pseudomonas sp. P8_229 genome encodes:
- the cfaB gene encoding C17 cyclopropane fatty acid synthase CfaB, which produces MFAQLPPALQKLQLPLRLRLWDGHEFNLGPAPSVTIVVKDPTMVTQFTHPSLDALGAAFVEGKLELEGSISEVIRVCDELSSALLDEDDDAQPVRALHDKETDAKAISYHYDLSNAFYQLWLDSDMAYSCAYFETGSETLEQAQQAKFRHLCRKLRLQPGDYLLDVGCGWGGLARYAAREFGAKVFGITLSKEQLELARERVKAEGLEDQIELQLLDYRDLPQDGRFDKVVSVGMFEHVGHANLAEYCQVLFGAVKEGGLVMNHGITAKHTDGRPVGRGAGDFIEKYVFPNGELPHLSMISAEISEAGLEIVDVESLRLHYARTLDHWSERLEDNLEAAGKLVPDQALRIWRLYLAGCAYAFARGWINLHQILAVKAHPDGSHELPWTRDDIYHP; this is translated from the coding sequence ATGTTCGCGCAACTTCCACCGGCCTTACAGAAACTGCAGCTCCCGCTTCGCCTGCGGCTCTGGGACGGCCATGAGTTCAATCTGGGGCCGGCGCCCAGCGTCACCATCGTGGTCAAGGACCCGACGATGGTCACCCAGTTTACGCATCCGAGTCTCGACGCGCTGGGGGCGGCGTTTGTCGAAGGCAAGCTCGAACTGGAGGGCTCGATCAGCGAGGTCATCCGGGTCTGCGACGAATTGAGCAGTGCCTTGCTCGATGAAGACGACGACGCCCAGCCAGTGCGTGCGTTGCACGACAAGGAAACCGACGCCAAAGCCATTTCCTATCATTACGACCTGTCCAACGCGTTCTACCAGCTGTGGCTGGACAGTGACATGGCGTATTCCTGCGCGTATTTCGAAACCGGCAGTGAAACCCTGGAGCAGGCGCAACAAGCCAAATTCCGCCATCTGTGCCGCAAACTGCGCCTGCAGCCCGGTGACTATCTGCTGGATGTCGGTTGCGGCTGGGGTGGCCTGGCGCGTTATGCCGCGCGGGAATTCGGCGCCAAGGTGTTCGGTATCACCCTGAGCAAGGAGCAATTGGAGTTGGCCCGGGAGCGGGTCAAGGCTGAAGGCCTGGAAGACCAGATCGAACTGCAACTGCTCGACTACCGTGATCTGCCGCAGGACGGTCGCTTCGACAAGGTGGTCAGCGTCGGCATGTTCGAACACGTCGGCCATGCCAACCTCGCCGAATACTGCCAAGTCCTGTTCGGTGCGGTGAAGGAGGGAGGCCTGGTGATGAACCATGGCATCACCGCCAAACACACTGATGGCCGTCCGGTGGGACGCGGTGCTGGCGACTTCATCGAGAAGTACGTATTCCCCAACGGCGAGCTGCCGCATCTGTCGATGATCTCGGCCGAGATCAGCGAAGCCGGGTTGGAGATTGTCGATGTCGAAAGCCTGCGCCTGCATTACGCGCGCACGCTGGACCACTGGAGCGAGCGTCTGGAGGACAACCTCGAAGCCGCCGGGAAACTGGTACCGGATCAGGCGCTGCGCATCTGGCGGCTGTATCTGGCCGGGTGTGCCTACGCGTTCGCCCGTGGCTGGATCAATCTGCACCAGATTCTGGCGGTGAAAGCACATCCGG
- a CDS encoding DNA-binding domain-containing protein has protein sequence MRLNEWQLAFEAFLLEEAKTAPPTLSASLIGGPTLDVGTGLAIYHNAYKARLLEVLRNDFPAIHHWLGDEEFDGLASAYIRRYPSTNYSLRWLGRGFTEFIREYLMPQQSAPLSELAALEWAFTLAFDAPSGSPLTIEAMAALSAQEWPALQVKPTPSVQWLEHRFNSLALWRSVKQATDFPDSEALQTPQLCLIWRNDLLCNYRSLDPAEADALNGMINQGWNFAELCAELAVIYGEGAPLQAVSWLKQWVHDGLLERLER, from the coding sequence ATGCGCCTGAACGAATGGCAACTGGCATTTGAGGCGTTTCTGCTGGAGGAGGCGAAGACCGCACCCCCGACCTTGAGTGCCAGCCTGATCGGTGGCCCGACGCTGGATGTGGGCACGGGGCTGGCGATCTATCACAACGCCTACAAGGCGCGGTTGCTGGAGGTGCTACGCAACGACTTCCCGGCTATCCATCACTGGTTGGGGGATGAGGAGTTCGATGGGCTCGCGAGTGCGTACATCCGCCGATACCCGTCTACGAACTACAGCCTGCGTTGGCTCGGTCGTGGTTTTACAGAGTTTATCCGCGAGTATCTGATGCCGCAGCAGAGCGCGCCGTTGAGTGAACTGGCGGCGCTGGAATGGGCATTCACTCTGGCGTTCGACGCGCCGTCTGGTTCGCCGTTGACGATTGAGGCGATGGCGGCGTTGTCCGCGCAGGAATGGCCCGCACTTCAGGTCAAACCGACACCCTCGGTGCAATGGCTGGAGCATCGATTCAACAGTCTGGCCCTGTGGCGTTCGGTCAAGCAAGCAACGGATTTCCCGGACAGCGAGGCACTTCAGACCCCGCAGTTGTGCCTGATCTGGCGCAATGATCTGCTGTGCAATTACCGCAGTCTGGATCCGGCCGAGGCCGATGCCCTGAATGGCATGATCAATCAGGGCTGGAATTTCGCCGAACTGTGCGCCGAGTTAGCAGTCATCTATGGTGAGGGCGCACCACTTCAGGCCGTTAGCTGGTTAAAGCAGTGGGTGCATGACGGCCTGCTGGAGCGCCTGGAACGATAG
- a CDS encoding DUF692 domain-containing protein has protein sequence MSASVPFLGYGLGLRSAYYQQILEQSPAVDWFEVVSENFMVQGGKALYFLDAIAERYPVVMHGVSLSIGGPHALDPDYLKQLKQLADRVKPAWISDHLCWSRGNAHQLHDLLPLPYTEESLAYIAGRVVQVQDVLQRPLVLENVSSYVRAATDDFIEWEFLQALSHVSGCELLLDVNNVYVSSRNHGFDPWTFIQSLPKDKVRQLHLAGHSDYGDYVIDTHDHPVSDPVWALYQRTLEHFGPVATLLERDDHFPPFAELLDELHKARELGDLVLAGRQQCA, from the coding sequence ATGTCAGCTTCCGTTCCTTTCCTGGGTTATGGCCTGGGTTTGCGCAGCGCCTATTACCAACAGATCCTCGAACAGTCGCCGGCCGTGGACTGGTTCGAAGTGGTCTCCGAAAACTTCATGGTGCAAGGCGGCAAAGCCTTGTACTTCCTCGACGCCATCGCCGAGCGCTACCCCGTGGTGATGCATGGCGTGTCCCTGTCCATCGGTGGGCCGCATGCCCTCGATCCGGACTATCTCAAACAGCTCAAGCAACTGGCCGACCGGGTCAAACCGGCGTGGATCTCCGATCACCTGTGCTGGAGCCGTGGCAACGCCCATCAGTTGCATGACCTGCTGCCACTGCCGTACACCGAGGAAAGCCTTGCCTACATCGCCGGGCGAGTAGTGCAGGTGCAGGACGTGTTGCAGCGGCCGTTGGTGCTGGAGAACGTTTCCAGTTACGTGCGCGCAGCCACCGATGACTTCATCGAGTGGGAGTTTCTGCAGGCCCTGAGTCATGTCAGCGGCTGCGAGTTGCTGCTGGACGTCAACAACGTCTACGTCAGCTCGCGCAATCATGGCTTCGATCCGTGGACGTTCATTCAGAGCCTGCCCAAGGACAAGGTGCGCCAGCTGCATCTGGCCGGGCATAGCGATTATGGTGACTACGTAATCGACACCCACGATCATCCGGTCAGCGATCCTGTCTGGGCGTTGTATCAACGCACGCTGGAGCATTTCGGCCCGGTGGCGACGCTGCTGGAGCGTGATGATCACTTCCCGCCGTTCGCAGAGCTGCTCGACGAACTGCATAAGGCCCGCGAACTGGGTGACCTGGTTTTGGCCGGGAGACAGCAATGCGCCTGA
- a CDS encoding membrane protein, which yields MTIKTAAAGAALALAAATMFAGVATNAMAADAQVHCYGVNACKGQNDCKTKDHACKGMGSCKGQGFKAMTQSACEKAGGKVGE from the coding sequence ATGACCATCAAGACCGCTGCTGCTGGTGCCGCTCTCGCTTTGGCCGCTGCCACGATGTTTGCCGGTGTCGCTACCAACGCGATGGCTGCCGATGCCCAGGTTCACTGCTACGGCGTGAATGCCTGCAAAGGCCAGAACGACTGCAAGACCAAGGACCATGCGTGCAAAGGCATGGGTTCGTGCAAAGGCCAGGGCTTCAAGGCGATGACTCAGTCGGCTTGCGAAAAAGCCGGTGGCAAGGTCGGCGAGTAA
- a CDS encoding heavy metal translocating P-type ATPase — MTATTAAPSLLSSAEQRRAARQLTLAMLALGLLGLGLIWRWLVPEQTGVSQLLLGFASLLVAVPVMRSAWYSLRYPSLHGITDQLIALAMLGAWATGDLLTAALLPIIMIFGHVLEERSVIGSQEAIHALGQLTRSHARKIQADGSVIEVDNGTLKPGDTVEVRAGDRVPADGRVLFGQASLDTASITGESVPVETAAGMTVFGGAINLDGLLRIEVTRTGDQSTLGKVIALMQNAERSKPPITRLLERYAGSYMVLVLLLAAVTWFVTNDAQAMLAVLVAACPCALVLSAPATAIAGVAVAARHGILIRSSAFLEELADLTSLVVDKTGTLTYGTLRLQSISSPRLDQASVMALAASLGAASSHPVSRALAGLVSQEQSLTLTDIHERQGLGVVAMTAQGEAALGRPELFAQLGIVTTTVPEHDGPIAGLALNGEFVAWMLLADSVKPEARFALGELRELGLGRQLLLTGDRQSVAQTLAREVGLQEVQAQALPEDKLNRVLKEIDNGFRPMVVGDGINDSLALKAGVVGVAMGAGGADIALASADIVLIGSDLRRLGTCVRLSRQCRRTLQVNVIIGLGWTLAIVVFAAFGWLGAAGAMIAALLHNLSTLLVLGNAGRLLRFQEPLLKLQDDY, encoded by the coding sequence ATGACTGCGACCACTGCCGCACCGAGCCTGTTGTCCTCGGCTGAACAGCGCCGCGCCGCTCGGCAATTGACCTTGGCGATGCTCGCCCTTGGCTTGCTCGGCCTCGGTTTGATCTGGCGTTGGCTGGTGCCGGAGCAAACCGGTGTCAGTCAGTTGCTGCTGGGTTTTGCTTCTTTATTGGTGGCGGTGCCGGTGATGCGTTCGGCGTGGTACAGCCTGCGTTATCCGAGCCTGCACGGCATCACTGATCAACTGATTGCACTGGCGATGCTCGGCGCTTGGGCGACCGGCGATCTGCTGACCGCTGCGCTGCTGCCGATCATCATGATCTTCGGCCACGTGCTGGAAGAGCGCAGCGTGATCGGCTCGCAAGAGGCGATTCACGCCCTCGGCCAGTTGACCCGCAGCCACGCACGCAAGATTCAGGCGGACGGCTCGGTCATCGAAGTGGATAACGGCACGCTTAAACCCGGTGACACCGTAGAAGTGCGCGCCGGTGATCGGGTGCCGGCGGATGGTCGGGTGTTGTTCGGTCAGGCCAGCCTCGACACGGCATCGATCACTGGCGAGTCGGTCCCGGTTGAAACGGCAGCGGGCATGACGGTCTTCGGCGGTGCGATCAACCTCGACGGCTTGCTTCGTATTGAAGTGACCCGCACCGGCGACCAATCGACGCTGGGCAAGGTCATCGCACTGATGCAAAACGCCGAGCGTTCGAAGCCGCCGATCACCCGTCTGCTTGAGCGGTATGCCGGCAGCTACATGGTGCTGGTGTTGCTGCTGGCGGCGGTGACCTGGTTCGTGACCAACGATGCGCAAGCGATGCTCGCGGTGTTGGTCGCAGCGTGTCCTTGCGCCTTGGTGCTTTCGGCACCGGCCACGGCGATTGCCGGGGTGGCGGTGGCGGCGCGTCACGGCATTCTGATCCGCAGTTCGGCCTTCCTCGAAGAACTGGCGGACCTGACCTCACTGGTGGTCGACAAGACCGGCACCCTGACTTACGGCACCCTGCGTTTGCAATCGATCAGCAGCCCGCGACTGGATCAGGCCTCAGTGATGGCATTGGCGGCCAGTCTCGGCGCGGCCAGCAGTCACCCGGTCAGCCGTGCGTTGGCCGGCTTGGTCAGCCAGGAGCAAAGCCTGACACTGACTGATATTCATGAGCGCCAAGGCCTCGGCGTGGTTGCCATGACCGCGCAGGGCGAGGCGGCGTTGGGGCGGCCCGAGTTGTTCGCCCAATTGGGTATCGTCACCACGACCGTTCCCGAGCATGACGGTCCGATCGCCGGGTTGGCCTTGAACGGCGAATTTGTCGCCTGGATGTTGCTGGCCGACAGCGTCAAACCGGAAGCGCGCTTTGCCCTAGGCGAATTGCGCGAGCTGGGTCTGGGGCGCCAGTTGCTGCTGACCGGCGACCGCCAGAGTGTCGCGCAGACCCTGGCTCGCGAAGTGGGTCTACAAGAGGTACAAGCGCAGGCACTGCCCGAGGACAAACTCAACCGCGTGCTCAAGGAAATCGACAATGGCTTCCGGCCGATGGTGGTGGGCGACGGCATCAATGATTCGCTGGCGCTCAAGGCTGGTGTGGTTGGTGTGGCGATGGGCGCCGGCGGCGCCGACATTGCGCTGGCGTCGGCGGATATTGTGCTGATCGGCAGCGACCTGCGCCGCCTCGGCACTTGTGTGCGGCTCAGTCGCCAGTGCCGCCGGACCTTGCAGGTCAACGTCATCATCGGTCTGGGCTGGACACTGGCGATCGTGGTATTCGCAGCCTTTGGTTGGCTTGGGGCGGCGGGGGCGATGATTGCCGCGTTGCTGCATAACCTCAGCACGCTGCTGGTACTGGGCAATGCCGGGCGTTTGTTGCGGTTTCAGGAGCCGCTGCTCAAGCTCCAGGACGATTACTGA
- the hflK gene encoding protease modulator HflK, whose protein sequence is MSDEVPRGTHSLSSPWIQAGRLAFFALYAVTVLAALAWAFSNVRQIDPQNRAVVLHFGALDRIQNAGLLLAWPQPFEQVVLLPAADRVIERRVENLLRSSEAIKADRVATFATPLSDALAGSGYLLTGDAGVVQLDVRVFYKVTDPYDFVLQGDHVLPALDRLVTRSAVALTAARDLDTILVARPELIGADNQAAERRERLRGDLVQGINKRLAELKASGQGIGIEVARVDVQSSLPDPAVSAFNAVLTASQQADKAVANARTEAEKLTQTANEQADRTLQVAHAQAGERLAKASADTATVLSLAKAQQQGTDPQMLLRLYRERMPKILGQAGSVTTVDPKDDSRLIIQGASK, encoded by the coding sequence ATGAGTGATGAAGTTCCACGTGGAACACATTCGTTGAGCAGTCCGTGGATTCAGGCCGGACGCCTGGCGTTTTTCGCCTTGTATGCGGTGACCGTCCTGGCCGCGTTGGCGTGGGCATTTTCCAATGTGCGGCAGATCGATCCGCAAAATCGTGCCGTGGTTTTGCACTTTGGTGCACTGGATCGCATTCAGAATGCCGGTCTGTTGTTGGCATGGCCACAGCCGTTCGAACAGGTGGTGTTGCTGCCTGCAGCGGATCGGGTGATTGAGCGCCGAGTGGAAAATCTGCTGCGCAGCAGTGAGGCGATCAAGGCCGATCGTGTTGCGACCTTCGCCACACCGCTGAGCGATGCACTGGCCGGGTCCGGCTATTTGCTGACCGGCGACGCCGGTGTGGTGCAGCTGGATGTACGGGTGTTTTACAAAGTCACCGACCCGTACGACTTCGTGTTGCAGGGTGATCATGTATTGCCGGCCCTGGATCGGCTGGTCACGCGCAGCGCCGTGGCTTTGACCGCCGCCAGGGATCTGGACACGATTCTGGTCGCCCGACCGGAGTTGATCGGTGCTGATAACCAAGCGGCCGAACGCCGCGAACGTCTGCGCGGTGATCTGGTGCAAGGCATCAACAAGCGCCTGGCAGAACTGAAGGCGAGCGGGCAGGGCATCGGCATCGAAGTGGCGCGGGTCGACGTTCAGTCGAGTCTGCCGGACCCGGCCGTCAGTGCCTTCAACGCTGTTTTGACCGCCAGTCAGCAAGCCGACAAAGCGGTCGCCAACGCACGCACCGAGGCGGAGAAACTCACCCAGACCGCCAACGAACAAGCCGACCGCACCCTGCAAGTGGCCCATGCCCAGGCTGGCGAACGGTTGGCGAAAGCCTCCGCCGACACCGCCACAGTCCTGAGCCTGGCCAAGGCGCAGCAACAGGGCACCGACCCGCAGATGCTCCTGCGTCTGTACCGCGAACGCATGCCGAAGATTCTCGGCCAGGCCGGTTCCGTGACCACGGTCGATCCGAAAGACGATTCCCGCCTGATCATTCAGGGAGCCAGTAAATGA
- the hflC gene encoding protease modulator HflC, translating into MSQSHTHDSHDHSGHNHGHAGHHHHHGHHHHGAPEEVGPFPWRRMGWAVLLVAFAIAAASLVQVRSGEATVITRFGNPSRVLLEPGLSWRWPAPFEAAIPVDLRLRTTSSGLQDVGTRDGLRIIVQAYVAWQVQGDPDNVQRFMRAVQNQPDEAARQIRTFVGSALETTASSFDLANLVNTDASQVRIADFEAQLRKQIDQQLLATYGVRVVQVGIERLTLPSVTLTATVDRMRAERETIATERTAIGKREAAQIRSAAERDARIVQADATVKAAEIEAQSRVEAAQIYGRAYAGSPQLYNLLRSLDTLGTIVTPDTKLILRTDAAPFRVLVDGPPTVDNKSGSQP; encoded by the coding sequence TTGAGCCAGTCGCACACTCACGATTCGCATGACCACAGCGGCCACAATCACGGCCACGCCGGGCATCACCATCATCATGGGCACCATCACCACGGTGCGCCGGAGGAGGTGGGACCGTTCCCGTGGCGGCGCATGGGCTGGGCGGTGTTGCTGGTGGCGTTTGCCATCGCGGCGGCGAGCCTGGTGCAAGTGCGTTCAGGGGAGGCTACGGTCATCACCCGTTTCGGCAATCCGTCGCGGGTGTTGCTTGAACCCGGTTTGAGCTGGCGTTGGCCGGCGCCGTTCGAAGCGGCGATCCCGGTGGACCTGCGCCTGCGCACCACCTCCAGCGGTTTGCAGGATGTCGGCACCCGCGACGGTTTGCGCATCATCGTTCAGGCCTATGTGGCGTGGCAGGTGCAGGGCGACCCGGACAACGTGCAGCGTTTCATGCGTGCAGTGCAGAACCAACCGGACGAAGCGGCACGGCAGATTCGTACCTTTGTCGGCTCGGCACTGGAAACCACCGCCAGCAGTTTCGACCTGGCGAATCTGGTGAACACCGATGCCAGTCAGGTGCGCATCGCTGACTTCGAAGCGCAATTGCGCAAGCAGATCGATCAGCAACTGCTCGCGACTTACGGCGTGCGCGTGGTGCAGGTTGGCATCGAACGGCTCACTTTGCCCTCGGTGACGCTCACGGCCACGGTCGATCGGATGCGTGCCGAGCGTGAAACAATCGCCACCGAACGCACGGCCATTGGCAAGCGTGAAGCTGCGCAAATTCGCTCGGCTGCCGAGCGCGATGCGCGAATTGTGCAGGCCGATGCCACGGTGAAAGCCGCAGAAATCGAAGCGCAGTCCCGGGTCGAAGCCGCTCAGATCTATGGTCGCGCCTATGCCGGTTCGCCGCAGCTGTACAACCTGCTGCGCTCACTCGATACCCTCGGCACCATCGTCACACCGGACACCAAGCTGATCCTGCGCACCGACGCCGCGCCATTCCGCGTGTTAGTAGACGGTCCGCCGACTGTTGATAACAAATCCGGATCGCAGCCATGA
- a CDS encoding protease modulator HflK: MQVDLDVDGTQVTGLPRFQQAATQGRRLRRLAMGLGGLAGAGWVLASFVGLFAAQSLWPALLVNLGASLLVLAAGLQSAWWVTQWRARVINPPPLVALTEEAEPAAPDGWYEQLLERLSQRGVHLLGQIGAATLWLGGWSALVVLSIEQVWNLALPAGAVGLSATVGAVLMLLVGFGLLVLERQLAQENSAQWPEAGSLAQLARVAIISLVLGALCLLFASDASVWPVRLAVLIGILPGLVAIELLLRAVLSIFSPHREQLEPTLLARSFIADMLRWPPQPLLALQHELHNRFGIDLRQIWAFSYMRRAFLPVLALVAAVGWVLTGIHEIPLQGRGIYERFGKPVQVFGPGLHAGLPWPLGRVLNVENGVVHELATSVGDSSAPAQAPTQAEPAEGPAPMTANRLWDASHVNDKSQVIASSRGDQQSFQIVNMDVRFVYRIGLRDQDALAATYNNADVPTLIRSTASRILVHDFASRTLDGLLGADRVGLGEEIGRAVQGDLQKLDSGVEILATVVEAIHPPAGAANAYHSVQAAQIGAQALISRERGAAAEASNQAQLQASLARDQATASAREVNATAQAADLKFKAEQNAYASAGQAFVLEQYFSQLSQGLSKARLLVLDHRLGGSSNAPTIDLRTFTLPADPTPARTTAQPGVAH; the protein is encoded by the coding sequence ATGCAAGTCGATCTGGATGTCGATGGCACGCAAGTGACCGGGTTGCCGCGCTTTCAACAAGCGGCCACGCAGGGGCGCCGTTTGCGCCGTCTGGCCATGGGTCTCGGCGGATTGGCCGGGGCAGGGTGGGTACTGGCGTCTTTTGTCGGGCTGTTTGCTGCACAGTCGTTGTGGCCGGCATTGCTGGTGAATCTGGGCGCGTCGTTGCTGGTGCTGGCCGCCGGCTTGCAGTCGGCGTGGTGGGTGACGCAGTGGCGCGCACGGGTGATAAACCCGCCGCCGCTGGTGGCGCTGACCGAGGAGGCCGAGCCAGCGGCGCCTGACGGCTGGTACGAACAGCTGCTGGAGCGCCTGAGTCAACGTGGAGTGCACCTGCTCGGGCAGATCGGCGCGGCCACGTTGTGGCTCGGCGGCTGGTCGGCGTTGGTGGTGCTGAGCATCGAGCAGGTGTGGAACCTTGCGTTGCCGGCCGGCGCGGTCGGGTTGTCTGCCACCGTCGGTGCGGTGCTGATGTTGCTGGTGGGTTTTGGCTTGCTGGTGCTGGAACGTCAGTTGGCCCAGGAAAACTCGGCGCAATGGCCGGAGGCCGGATCCCTCGCGCAATTGGCGCGGGTGGCGATCATCAGTCTGGTGCTCGGCGCCCTGTGTCTGTTATTTGCCAGCGACGCTTCGGTATGGCCGGTGCGACTCGCGGTGTTGATCGGGATCTTGCCGGGATTGGTTGCGATCGAGTTGCTATTGCGCGCGGTTCTGTCGATATTCAGCCCGCATCGGGAACAGCTCGAACCGACCCTGCTGGCGCGCAGTTTTATCGCCGACATGCTGCGTTGGCCGCCTCAACCGTTGCTCGCCTTGCAGCACGAATTGCACAACCGTTTCGGCATCGATCTGCGCCAGATCTGGGCCTTCAGCTACATGCGCCGGGCATTTCTGCCGGTGCTGGCGCTGGTTGCCGCAGTCGGCTGGGTGTTGACTGGCATCCATGAGATTCCGCTGCAAGGGCGCGGCATCTACGAGCGTTTCGGTAAACCGGTGCAAGTCTTTGGCCCTGGGTTGCACGCCGGTTTGCCATGGCCGCTGGGCCGCGTGTTGAACGTCGAGAATGGCGTGGTGCACGAGTTGGCGACCAGCGTCGGCGATAGCTCGGCACCGGCGCAAGCACCGACCCAGGCCGAGCCCGCCGAAGGTCCGGCCCCCATGACCGCCAACCGCTTGTGGGATGCCAGCCACGTCAACGACAAATCCCAGGTCATTGCCAGCAGCCGTGGCGATCAGCAGAGCTTTCAGATCGTCAACATGGACGTGCGTTTCGTCTATCGAATCGGCCTGCGTGATCAGGACGCCTTGGCCGCCACCTACAACAACGCTGATGTACCGACGCTGATTCGCAGCACCGCGAGCCGGATTCTGGTTCATGACTTTGCCTCGCGCACCCTCGACGGTCTGCTGGGGGCGGACAGGGTAGGGTTGGGCGAAGAAATCGGCCGTGCGGTGCAAGGCGATCTGCAGAAACTCGACAGCGGTGTGGAGATTCTCGCCACCGTGGTCGAGGCGATTCATCCACCCGCCGGCGCCGCCAATGCATATCACAGCGTGCAAGCGGCGCAGATCGGCGCGCAGGCGTTGATTTCCCGTGAGCGCGGGGCTGCGGCTGAGGCCAGTAACCAGGCGCAGTTGCAGGCGAGCCTTGCCCGGGATCAGGCCACTGCCAGCGCGCGTGAAGTCAACGCCACGGCGCAGGCAGCGGATCTGAAGTTCAAAGCCGAACAAAATGCTTATGCCAGCGCCGGTCAGGCGTTCGTGCTGGAGCAGTATTTCAGTCAGCTCAGTCAGGGCCTGAGCAAGGCCAGACTGCTGGTGCTCGACCACCGTTTAGGCGGCAGCAGCAATGCGCCGACCATCGACCTGCGTACGTTCACGCTGCCGGCTGACCCGACGCCTGCGCGCACCACCGCTCAACCAGGAGTTGCCCATTGA
- the lpdA gene encoding dihydrolipoyl dehydrogenase, whose product MSHYDVVILGGGPGGYNAAIRAGQLGLKAACVEGRATLGGTCLNVGCMPSKALLHASELYDAAMGAEFANLGIEVKPTLNLAQMMKQKDQSVSGLTKGIEFLFRKNKVDWIKGWGHIDGPGKVSVTDDQGNKTELSAKDIIIATGSEPTPLPGVEIDNQRILDSTGALSLSEVPQHLVVIGAGVIGLELGSVWRRLGAQVTVVEYLDRICPGVDGEAGKTLQRSLSKQGISFKLSSKVTSATTSANGVQLSVEPAAGGNAELLEADYVLVAIGRRPYTQGLGLENVGLTTDKRGMLANRQHRTEAPGVWVIGDVTSGPMLAHKAEDEAMACVEQIVGKAGEVNYDLIPNVIYTRPELASVGKTEEQLKAEGRAYKVGKFPFTANSRAKINHETEGFAKVLADERTDEILGVHLVGPSVSEMIGEYCVAMEFSASAEDIALTCHPHPTRSEALRQAAMNVEGMATQM is encoded by the coding sequence ATGAGTCACTACGACGTGGTAATTCTGGGCGGCGGCCCCGGTGGTTATAACGCGGCGATCCGCGCTGGCCAACTGGGCCTGAAAGCCGCGTGCGTGGAAGGCCGCGCCACCTTGGGCGGCACCTGCCTGAACGTCGGCTGCATGCCGTCCAAGGCCTTGCTGCATGCCTCGGAGCTATACGACGCGGCCATGGGTGCGGAATTCGCCAACCTCGGCATCGAGGTCAAACCCACGCTCAACCTCGCGCAAATGATGAAACAGAAAGACCAGAGCGTGAGCGGCCTGACCAAAGGCATCGAGTTTCTGTTTCGCAAGAACAAGGTCGACTGGATCAAGGGCTGGGGCCATATCGACGGCCCGGGCAAAGTCAGCGTGACCGATGATCAAGGCAACAAGACCGAGCTGAGCGCCAAGGACATCATCATCGCCACCGGCTCCGAGCCCACGCCCCTGCCCGGCGTCGAGATCGACAACCAACGCATCCTCGACTCCACCGGCGCGCTGTCCCTCAGTGAAGTCCCCCAGCATCTGGTGGTGATTGGTGCCGGAGTGATCGGCCTCGAACTGGGCTCGGTATGGCGCCGCCTCGGGGCCCAGGTGACCGTGGTCGAATACCTCGACCGCATCTGCCCCGGCGTCGATGGCGAGGCCGGCAAGACCCTGCAGCGTTCGTTGAGCAAGCAAGGCATCAGCTTCAAGTTGAGTTCGAAGGTCACCAGCGCCACGACCTCGGCCAACGGCGTGCAGCTCAGCGTCGAACCCGCCGCCGGTGGCAACGCCGAGTTGCTCGAAGCCGACTACGTGCTGGTCGCGATCGGCCGGCGTCCATACACCCAAGGGCTGGGTCTGGAGAACGTGGGCCTGACCACCGACAAGCGCGGCATGCTCGCCAACCGCCAGCACCGCACCGAAGCACCTGGCGTCTGGGTGATCGGCGACGTGACGTCCGGGCCGATGCTCGCGCACAAGGCCGAAGACGAGGCGATGGCCTGTGTCGAACAGATCGTCGGCAAGGCCGGCGAGGTCAACTACGACTTGATTCCCAACGTCATCTACACCCGGCCGGAGCTGGCCAGCGTCGGCAAGACCGAAGAGCAGCTCAAGGCCGAAGGCCGCGCCTATAAAGTCGGCAAATTCCCGTTCACCGCCAACAGCCGGGCAAAGATCAACCACGAAACCGAGGGCTTCGCCAAAGTCCTCGCCGACGAGCGCACGGACGAAATCCTCGGCGTGCATCTGGTCGGCCCGAGCGTCAGTGAAATGATCGGCGAATACTGCGTGGCCATGGAATTCAGCGCATCGGCCGAAGACATCGCGCTGACCTGCCACCCGCACCCGACGCGTTCAGAAGCGCTGCGGCAGGCGGCAATGAATGTCGAGGGGATGGCGACGCAGATGTAA